The following are encoded in a window of Rosa chinensis cultivar Old Blush chromosome 4, RchiOBHm-V2, whole genome shotgun sequence genomic DNA:
- the LOC112198877 gene encoding uncharacterized protein LOC112198877 produces MADEEGSESRGSSADDVEERRADLISALREMAQALQQTIRAQQQPPPIATDGDTKAMVALCEFKHQKPPAFKGEPDPVVAEQWLDEINKILDALRIRESNSRITHAAYQFTGEAAKWWKMVKRSCNVETMSWDQFCKTFLDKFFPPVLQEAKVEKFNKLYQGKMSAMEYDARFTELSRYAPELVSTEAKKARKFEHGLRPNIRLKVSVLRLPTYAEVLERALIVEADCEEFKKVREKTRQRMGQHSGNPNKKQRTSSSSS; encoded by the coding sequence ATGGCAGATGAAGAAGGGAGTGAGTCTAGAGGCTCTTCCGCTGATGATGTGGAAGAGAGACGGGCAGATCTAATTAGTGCACTAAGAGAGATGGCTCAAGCATTACAACAAACCATTCGCGCTCAACAGCAACCACCCCCAATAGCTACTGATGGGGATACAAAAGCAATGGTGGCCTTGTGTGAATTTAAGCACCAAAAACCACCAGCTTTTAAGGGTGAACCAGACCCGGTTGTAGCTGAACAATGGTTAGATGAAATCAACAAGATACTAGATGCCCTTAGAATTCGGGAAAGCAACTCTAGAATTACTCATGCTGCTTACCAGTTTACTGGAGAAGCTGCCAAATGGTGGAAGATGGTTAAGCGATCTTGTAATGTGGAGACTATGTCTTGGGATCAGTTCTGCAAAACATTTCTTGATAAGTTCTTTCCCCCTGTGCTACAAGAAGCTAAAGTAGAAAAATTCAATAAGTTGTATCAAGGGAAGATGTCAGCAATGGAATATGATGCACGGTTCACAGAATTGTCTAGGTATGCTCCTGAACTTGTGTCAACAGAAGCTAAGAAAGCTCGTAAGTTTGAACATGGGCTTCGACCAAACATTAGATTAAAAGTGTCAGTTTTAAGGCTGCCAACTTATGCTGAAGTACTTGAAAGAGCCTTGATTGTTGAAGCAGACTGTGAGGAGTTTAAGAAAGTACGTGAGAAGACTCGACAAAGA